ataattttttatttatttatttttgagtgtgaaaaatagttttaattgtGTGTGGGTTAATGTGTATGCTGAATTAACATATAACAGGCattaatatatgaagagttcagaggcaaaaccagctaaaagccatctcggtcaaaaatgagataatgatagtgagtgaatgctcctgacacatattatacatccatcaaaaacttttacttcaaactcgctaaattgcagcctcagcccaatcagaagtaccagtacttacatagaaacctacaaagtagccagaaagaaatattcattttaaagaagaacgtcagatggatttagctggttttgcatctgaactcttcatttatatatatctcagtacagctattttaaactgtttgatCACATTCTTCTAGGGTTACTGTTATACACAGAAAACCCTTATACAACAGGAATActgagataaaaaataaaataaataaaaaatacaaccatcagcatttttcaaaattgttagGCTactttattgtatattttaaaatttttatatgaatGCTACCAGTATTACAGCAATATTGTAacttatttgtaacatttgaaCTTTAAATTTAGTGCAATATTTTGTCATTGCAATATTTTAGTGCAGCCTTCACGTACAACTGCAATTGGATTTATATGTATacctaaattcacttttatCCCACTGATCACAATTGTGACCATCAACATGGTTACTTATTCTATGACAACCCTCAAAAAACCTGAATAATTGTGAATTCATATATTAATGctacattgtaaaaaacaatttgttgtcaacttaaaataatttgtagcctggctgccttaaaattttaagttcagtcaactcaaaaaaagtttattcaacttgaaatgttaagtgacaacttagatatttgagttggagcaacttaaaaatttaaggcagctgggttacccatctgttaattttagcaaacaCAGATAtgtaagttgttacttagtacaacttcacatttcaagttgactaaactaattttagttgactgaacttaaaattttaaggcagcagggtaacaaattattttaagctgactcaacaaattgtgttttgttttttaacagtgtagtcACTTTAAAGATAATGTGTACCAAAAAACTTTTTTCGTATCTACTTTACTACCCTTTTGTTTTGGAGCTTTGATGCAGTCATCATCTCATGGTGCAAACAAGAAATAAACTGCTCTGGTCATGTGACAATTTGCACTAATTAAGTGAAACTGCACATATTTAAGACCCtcaatttttctgtatttgcagGAAATGCTCTAAAACAtcagtcagtaagatttttagagctttataaatgaaaacctTTTGCAGTCACTATTGTGACGGGTGGGGTTAAATGGGTTAAAATAAGTACACAATATGCTCTGAGACAATCactactcattttttttttttatcaataagcgaaataaagaaatacagcgagactttttcaaaacaaatacaTGGCCTAAAGATTTCACTGCCCATGTCAGTCAGTGATATCTGTCTTCACAACACCAAGTATGAAAACAATACTGTGCTTCATTAAACAAGTAAATGACCCCCGTTAAATAAGgaattaaataagaaattaaattcCTTATTAATTTCCATGACCCTACAAAACAACCCATTtggagaatggatggatggactttaATACATAATGGTAACACTGAATTCTTTGTCACTAATTAGTATTCCAAGATTTTCAAGTAACTATTCAGTGTTGCATCTGGATTATGGTATCGGGTATCTGTTCCTGTTTTCATCAGATATTGCCTATTCTAACAGTTACTAGTAACAATGATAGATGTCGTTCAGGCACTAGCATGCAAACAAGAGAGACGAGgtgcattaaaaatgataaaagatTCATAATGGTGAACTTTATACTAGTAatgatgcactttatttgtataaaatgtattcattcacaatgaaaaccaaataaattgatcaaaagattCAGCATTATAGAAAAAGCTCTGatacatttgacatttttacagttcatttttcaaaaaggaaaaaattagaaatttcaAGAACACTGGGTCAAAGTGTAAGAAGATAAATCCCCAGTCAATTTGCAGTGTTCCTGCCAAAAGCAAAGTAGATAAGAAACACTGCAAACTGACACAAAGACATAATGCCAAACCTACAAAAACTTCTAaactgactttatatctcgttTAATTAGAGAGTTTGACCATAGGCAGAATCCTTAAAGGAGAGATGCTGCTCAGATTGCAGAAGAACGGAAAGACCTTCTCCGTGTAATGGGTTGTGAATGTGTGATAATGTGTTTTGCTGGGAGGATCTGAGAATGAAAGCTGTCCTTCATCTAAATCGAGTTTCACTCTCACCCGCTTCGGTTTCTCACACCCAAGGAAAGGGATGCGTGACTCCTGAGGAGCCTTCAAACTGAGTGTGTCACCATCATAACCGATGCACCAGACCTCGCTGGGCAAGCTGTTGGTTCCCTTTCTCTCAACAGACTCTGTAGTGACACCCAACATCCAGAAAGTGCTGTCTCCCACATCCACATCCCAAATGTGTGTCCCTGAGGAATACCCAACAGAGCCCAGAACAAAGTGACACCTATCAAACCTCTCTGGGTTATCAGGAAGCTGATTTCTCTCTTCCTCCTCTTGCTCATCTCTGTCCCTCACACATGTCAGATCTTCAGACAGTATAAGTTGAGAGTTAGCGGTGTTTGGGTCGAGCACCACAGGAGCTGAAAACAGATAATGTCACTAAGATTTTGAATTATAACTGACACATCCAACAAATACTTTCATTGCCTGAATATTTTAGAAATCAACTCACTGTAACTGATAGACTGTCCTATTTTCAACCACACTTTGAACTTCAAATTGCCCAGGTATTTTGCGGTATCAATGAGTCCTCCTTCATCTGTTTGTGGTTTTTGTTCCATGTTCTGGGCTCTGGAAGTACATTCAGAAGTCAGAACTGCTGCTTAACCTCAATACTGAATGGAATAAAAAAGAGCAGAAGAAATCCTGCTCACCTCTCCAACATGTCCTTAAAGCTCTATTGAAAATATAGGAAATGTGAAAAGTTAATTAAGACTGAACAGcatacatttaatcatttagttGACAGTAGATAAATGACTGgaatatgtaaattatttttctagacaattaaacaaaaacagagatGAAGAAGAATAAAGCGCACACCTGAAGGAACTGGATGTCCCCACTATCTAATTTAGCTGTCAGTTCAATGATAGTTTTTGACAGAGATAATATTTCTTCACCCATCTTCTCAATTTTGTCTTTCATGAGCT
The sequence above is drawn from the Labeo rohita strain BAU-BD-2019 chromosome 16, IGBB_LRoh.1.0, whole genome shotgun sequence genome and encodes:
- the LOC127178225 gene encoding E3 ubiquitin-protein ligase TRIM35, with amino-acid sequence MASKRPFSEEDFTCSVCYDIFSDPVLLQCGHSVCRDCIQQYWTTKGSRECPLCRKRSTINPPVNLSLKNLCQTFLDHRGPLEKLCEVHRERLSLFCLHDEELMCVVCRESQQHRNHPCRPLIEIAEKRKRVFRRELDLLARKVKIIQDAKSKCYHQVEHISHQLWHTENIIKKDFKHLHQLLYDEEKAALAALTEEKNQKTQLMKDKIEKMGEEILSLSKTIIELTAKLDSGDIQFLQSFKDMLERAQNMEQKPQTDEGGLIDTAKYLGNLKFKVWLKIGQSISYTPVVLDPNTANSQLILSEDLTCVRDRDEQEEEERNQLPDNPERFDRCHFVLGSVGYSSGTHIWDVDVGDSTFWMLGVTTESVERKGTNSLPSEVWCIGYDGDTLSLKAPQESRIPFLGCEKPKRVRVKLDLDEGQLSFSDPPSKTHYHTFTTHYTEKVFPFFCNLSSISPLRILPMVKLSN